The following is a genomic window from Syntrophaceae bacterium.
CCGAGAGATCGTTCATGGAGAACTGGGTCACGATGTCGTCGTTGGGGCTCTTGCACAGGGGCACGCGCTCGACGAGCGGCTTGTCCGAGATGACCACACCGGCCGCGTGGGTCGAGGAGTGGCGATTGAGACCCTCCAGGGAGCGCGACAGGGCGAGAAGGCGGCGGACCTTCTCGTTCTTCTTCTGCTCTTCCTGAAGGCGGGGCTCCTGCTTGATGGCCTCCTCGAGGGTGATGTTGAGGACGTTGGGAACCAGTTTGGCGATGCGGTCCACCTCTCCATAGGGCATGTTGAGGGCCCGGCCCACGTCGCGGATCACGGCCTTGGCCTGCATCTTCCCGAAGGTGATGATCTGCGCCACGCGGTCGCTGCCGTATTTCTCGGACACGTAGCGGATGACCTCGTCGCGGCCCTCCATGCAGAAATCGGTGTCGATGTCGGGCATGCTCTTGCGGTCCGGGTTGAGAAAGCGCTCAAAGAACAGGCCGTAGCGGATCGGGTCGATCTCGGTGATGCCGATGGCGTAGGCCACCAGGCTGCCCGCCGCGGACCCGCGACCGGGACCCACCGGAATGTTTCGGCTTTTCGCGTAGTTGATGAAGTCCGAGACGATGAGGAAGTAGCCGGCGAAGCCCATGGACTTGATGATGTCGAGCTCACGGGCCAGGCGCTTTTCGTACTTCTGCCGCAGCGACGGGTCCCGGTCCTTCAGGATTCTCGGCATGAGCCTCTCGAGGCCCGACTTGGCCATTTCCTCGAGGTGCTCGTCCAGCGTCTTCCCCTGGCCGATTTCGAAATGGGGCAGGTGAACCTGTTTGAAATCGAGGGAGAGGTTGCACTTCTCGGCGATCACCATCGTGTTCGCGATGGCCTCGGGGCAATACGAGAAGAGCTGCTTCATCTCGTCGGGCGACCTCAGGTAGAAGGCGTCCGTGGCGAATCGCATCCGGCCGGGGTCCTCCATGGTCTTCCCCGTCTGGATGCACAGCAGGACCTCGTGGGCCTCGTGGTCGGCGCGCTCGAGGTAGTGGCAGTCGTTGGTCGCCACGAGCGGGATGGACAATTCCCTTGAGATTTCCATCAGTTTTTCGTTTACGACCCCCTGCTCGGGGATGCCGTTCTCCATCATCTCCAGGTAGAAGTTGCCCGCGCCGAAGATCTCCCGGTATTCAAGGGCCGAGGTCCTTGCCTTCTCCATGTCCCCCTTCAGAATCCAGTACGCGATCTCGCCGTGCAGGCACGCGCTCGTTGCGATGAGCCCCTCGCTGTGGGCGGCCAGAAGCTCCTTGTCTATTCGGGGGCGGTAGTAGAAGCCTTCGAGGAACCCCTTCGAGGTCAGCTTCATCAGGTTGCGGTAGCCCTGGAGGTTCTTGACCAGCACGATGAGATGACGGGCCGTCTCCCCCGGCCCTTCCGTGGATTTGTCGAAGCGGCTCTTGGGGGCCACGTAGAGCTCGCAGCCGATGATGGGCTTGATCCCTGCCTTGTAGGCCTGTTGGTAGAAGTCGACGGCGCCGTACATGTTGCCGTGATCGGTGATAGCCACGGCGGGCATCTTGAATTCCTTGGCCTTTTTGAACAGGTCGCCGAGACGGATGGTGCCGTCCAGGAGGCTGTACTGGGTATGGAGGTGGAGATGGACGAAATCGACGTGCTTCATGGCATCCTGGGTTCCTGATGGCCACTTACATGAATGACAAGGCCGTGGAAAAACATGTTTGCGGGGTCAGTCGATCCGGTAGTTAGGCGCTTCCTTCGTGATGATCACGTCGTGGACGTGGCTTTCGCGGAGGCCCGAGGGTGTGATCCGGACGAAGCGGGCCTTCTGTCTGAGCTCCTCGATGGTCCGGCAGCCCACGTAGCCCATTCCGGCCTTCAGGCCGCCCATGAGCTGGTAAATGCTGTTCGAAAGGGACCCGCGGAAGGGCACCCTGCCCTCGATGCCCTCGGGGACGAGCTTCAGGGAGCTCTCGATGTCGTCCTGCATGTAGCGGTCGCGGCTGCCTTCCTTCATGGCCTCGAGCGAGCCCATGCCCCGGTAGACCTTGTAGCTCCGGCCCTGGAACAGGACCGTCTCGCCGGGGCTCTCCTCGGTGCCGGCGAAGAGCCCCCCGATCATCACGGAGTGCGCCCCGGCCCCGAGGGCCTTGGTGATGTCGCCGGAGTACTTGATCCCGCCGTCGGCGATGATGGGGATGCCGTGTTTCTTCGAGGCCCTGGCGCATTCCATGACGGCCGTCATCTGGGGGACGCCGATCCCGGCGACGATGCGGGTCGTGCAGATGGAGCCCGGACCCACGCCGACCTTCACGGCGTCTGCCCCGGCTTTGATGAGCGCTTCGGCGCCTTCGAAGGTCGCCACGTTGCCGGCGATGACCTCGCAGCCGGGGAAGTTTTTCTTCGTGTCGCGGACGGCGTCGAGGACACCCTTGGAGTGCCCGTGCGAGGTGTCGATGCAGATCACGTCGCAGCCCGCCGCCAGGAGGGCCTGTACCCGGGCCTCGCGGTCGGTGATCCCCACGGCGCCGCCGACCCGAAGGCGCCCGAGCTGGTCCTTGCAGGCATTGGGGTATTTCTGGATCTTCTCGATGTCCTTGATCGTGATGAGGCCCTTGAGGCAGAACTCGTCGTCGACGACGAGCAGCTTCTCGATGCGGTGCTTGTGGAGAAG
Proteins encoded in this region:
- the guaB gene encoding IMP dehydrogenase; translation: MLETDINVALTFDDLLLIPAESTILPKDVDTRTNLTNTIVMNIPIVSAAMDTVTESQTAICMAREGGIGIIHRNMSIERQALEVDKVKKSESGMIVDPITIGPEQKVKDALELMSRYKISGVPVVEGRRLVGILTNRDLRFETNLDQPVSSVMTKDNLVTVSQNISLEDSKKLLHKHRIEKLLVVDDEFCLKGLITIKDIEKIQKYPNACKDQLGRLRVGGAVGITDREARVQALLAAGCDVICIDTSHGHSKGVLDAVRDTKKNFPGCEVIAGNVATFEGAEALIKAGADAVKVGVGPGSICTTRIVAGIGVPQMTAVMECARASKKHGIPIIADGGIKYSGDITKALGAGAHSVMIGGLFAGTEESPGETVLFQGRSYKVYRGMGSLEAMKEGSRDRYMQDDIESSLKLVPEGIEGRVPFRGSLSNSIYQLMGGLKAGMGYVGCRTIEELRQKARFVRITPSGLRESHVHDVIITKEAPNYRID